A window of the Salmo trutta chromosome 25, fSalTru1.1, whole genome shotgun sequence genome harbors these coding sequences:
- the LOC115162005 gene encoding uncharacterized protein LOC115162005 has translation MDLNSTLPSPSLLPPHSKLQLSGSLGAGFRPVGERLRRAPSHRLQTSLSDHLSTAIRVEADSLVPVHQTVVSLYDYSAHRSDELTVPCGDAIRVLYKDNRWFGLLANGQHGYLPATYVVEERNYKEELSQALEPQSALSERTDLSDERLTPTKVSATVVSGELKFISELDTDPEQPAATKVKKKTKKLVKKFKAPSSPPPATSSDPDVPESSSTKRKTKAADSKPLTPSPRRGQSNSAFEPDT, from the exons ATGGACCTGAACTCGACCCTGCCTTCTCCGTCCCTCCTGCCACCACATTCCAAACTGCAGCTGTCTGGTTCCCTTGGAG CTGGTTTCCGCCCAGTGGGCGAGCGTCTAAGAAGAGCTCCATCTCACAGGCTACAGACA AGCTTATCTGATCATCTGTCTACAGCCATTAGAGTAGAAGCAGATTCTTTGGTACCAGTTCATCAAACG gttGTCTCTTTGTATGACTACAGTGCCCACCGGTCAGATGAGTTAACTGTACCGTGTGGTGACGCCATCCGTGTGCTCTACAAAGACAACAGGTGGTTTGGCCTGCTGGCTAACGGACAGCATGGATACCTCCCAGCTACCTATGTTGTGGAAGAGC GGAATTACAAGGAGGAGCTGTCTCAGGCCCTAGAGCCACAGTCTGCCCTGTCCGAACGGACTGACCTATCAGATGAGAGGTTGACGCCTACCAAG GTGTCTGCTACTGTTGTCTCTGGTGAACTCAAGTTCATTTCTGAGCTGGACACAGACCCTGAGCAGCCTGCTGCCACCAA AGTgaagaagaaaacaaaaaagttAGTGAAGAAGTTCAAAGCTCCGTCATCCCCACCACCAGCCACATCCTCTGACCCTGATGTCCCAGAATCATCATCTACCAAGAGGAAAACCAAGGCTGCAGACAGCAAACCACTGACCCCCAGCCCCAGGAGAGGGCAGTCCAATAGCGCCTTCGAGCCTGATACCTAG